The Streptomyces tendae DNA segment CGGTCGAGGAGGCCGGACAGGGCACGCGACTGCACGGACCGGAGCCGGTCCCGGTCCCGGAGTCCGAGCCGGTGGCGACGCGGTTCGAGGTGACCGGCGAGAGCAGCCTTCAGGCCGCCCTGCGCCTCACCGGCGCGGACACCTCGCGCCCCGTGGCCGTGCTGAACTTCGCCTCGGCGCGCAACCCGGGCGGGGGCTACCTCAACGGCGCGCAGGCGCAGGAGGAGGCGCTGTGCCGTGCCTCGGCGCTGTACGCCTGCCTGCTGCGGGCCCCCGAGTTCTACGCGCACCACCGCGCCCACCGCGATCCGTTCTACACCGACCGGGTGATCCACTCACCCGCCGTGCCGGTGTTCCGGGACGACCGCGGCGGCCTGCTGGACGAGCCGTTCACGGCCGGTTTCCTCACCTCGCCGGCGCCCAACGCGGGTGTGATCCGCGCCAGGGCACCGGAGCGCGCGGGGGAGCTGCCCGCCGTGCTGGCAGGCCGCGCCGGGCGGGTCCTGGAGACCGCGGCCGCACACGGCTACCGGCGGCTGGTGCTCGGCGCCTGGGGCTGCGGGGTGTTCCGCAACGACCCGGCGCAGGTGGCGGAGGCGTTCCGCGCGCACCTGGGCCCCGGCGGGCGTTTCCACGGGGTCTTCGGGCACGTGGTGTTCGGTGTCCTGGACCGGGC contains these protein-coding regions:
- a CDS encoding TIGR02452 family protein yields the protein MSARLRGIARETERIVAEGAYRAPGGHTVSVAAAVEEAGQGTRLHGPEPVPVPESEPVATRFEVTGESSLQAALRLTGADTSRPVAVLNFASARNPGGGYLNGAQAQEEALCRASALYACLLRAPEFYAHHRAHRDPFYTDRVIHSPAVPVFRDDRGGLLDEPFTAGFLTSPAPNAGVIRARAPERAGELPAVLAGRAGRVLETAAAHGYRRLVLGAWGCGVFRNDPAQVAEAFRAHLGPGGRFHGVFGHVVFGVLDRARDSATRAAFARTFADLTDEPAVTPSRSAP